From a region of the Nitrospira sp. genome:
- a CDS encoding PilZ domain-containing protein has protein sequence MGFKRKHSRVDVGRIGRLQRGALSAPCKVLDVSESGVRLESRLYVKSGEELRLVIELERGKTLTCELEVIHVRPPKLGAKIISISPENRDRLTHILDDQVQRSLSRG, from the coding sequence ATGGGATTCAAACGAAAGCATTCTCGTGTTGATGTCGGCCGTATCGGTCGGTTGCAGCGAGGGGCACTCTCGGCACCCTGCAAGGTTCTTGATGTCAGCGAGTCCGGAGTGCGCCTTGAGAGCCGTCTGTACGTCAAGAGTGGGGAGGAGCTCCGACTCGTGATCGAGCTGGAGCGTGGAAAGACCTTAACCTGTGAGTTGGAAGTTATCCACGTGCGGCCTCCTAAATTAGGTGCCAAGATTATTTCGATCAGCCCCGAGAATCGAGACCGATTGACCCACATTCTCGATGACCAAGTCCAGCGTAGTCTCTCACGTGGCTAA